One Aegilops tauschii subsp. strangulata cultivar AL8/78 chromosome 2, Aet v6.0, whole genome shotgun sequence genomic window, TACAAATCCTCTGCATAAAAATCCTTTGGGTGCAAAAAAGAGAGGTGGCAGAGGCATCGGTAAGAACACTCTGTTCGAGAGGCACGGTTGCAAACTCTCAAGAGGGACAGCCATGTGACACCGCAGACACATAGACACGTGACGTGTATCACATGAGGATACATCAAATACAAGCAGCGAATCAACGGTAGAAGTGAAAGAGCCACAGTTTTAAAGTGTCTAGAGGCACGGGCGTGTAGAAGCACAGGCACGACAAGTCACAGCCACCGCATCCCCTCACGGACAGGCATCTGGCACCACAGGCACGTAGAGTCACAGCCAGCGTGTCTCCTGAGACAAGCGAATGCAGGTACAGGACGCATGGAACTGCAGCGTCTACAGGCACGGAATTGTGACTTTTGTCGCACAGGTACGGCTTTCGAATTGGCGTTCTCGAGGCACGGGTACAAACCACCTGGCGCACAAAAGAGTGGTGGCAGAGGCACGGTTGTGTAGTCTGAAGAGAAACTGCTGTGTGACACCACCACATAGAGACATCGCGTGTGTCACGTGAGGTACATGAATAGCGGAAAAGAAGCCACAGAAGTGAAGCCTCCACAGATACGGGTGCGGGCTTCTAGAGGCACGGTCCCGAAGAACACAAAGACAGGAAACTGAAAATGTTGCCTCGTACGTTACCAGACGTGCCTCTCTTGTGCGAATGTGTAAAACACAACAATACAAACACAAACAAACACGGTGAATATAAGCCAAACAAAAAACACGCTTCTCCCAAACAATACATATGCGTCCCCTCACGGACGGGCGTCTCGCACCAAAGGCACGTAGAGTCACAGCCAGCATGACGCCTGAGACACGCAAATGCACTTACAGGAGACACCGAATTAAAGCGTATACAGGCACAGAATTGCGGCTTCTCATAGTTATCGAAGCACGGGTACAAACAACCTGGACGCACAAAAGAGTGGTGGCAAAGGCACGGTTGTGTAGTGTCAAGAGGAACTGCCGTGTGAAAACAGCACGTTACAGACATGGCGTGTGTCACGGATGTACATGCATAGACGGAAAGAAGCCACGGAAGTGAAGCCTGAACATACACGGATGCCCGGATTCTCGAGGCACGGTCCTAAAGCACACAAAGACACGAAAGTAAAATGTTGCCTCGTACGTTAGCAGACGTGCCTCTCTTGTGCGAACGTGTAAAAGACAACAATACAAACACAAACAAACGGCACTGAATAAAAGCCAAACACAAAACGCGCTTCTCCAAAACAATACATATGCGCCACTTCAACAGGTTCTCTAAATATACATGAACTCGCGCAGACGTCAACAATGAACTTGTAACATGAAAAAACATAAGAAATTATATTCACATAACATGAGACAGTACTCCATAGGATTGAACTAAAAGTACTAATTAATTATACAAAAAAAGAAATGAAAGTCTTCCAGGAGTCCATTCTGCTCAGACCACCGGGACCATTCTACTCAATTGGAGTTCTGCTCAAAAGCATCAACGGCGTCCGGGGTCGGGAAGACAACGAGGATGCATCATGTCCTTCATAGACAGAACTCGGCGGTAGAGCTCGTAGCTGACATACCCATCCTAAAATAAAAAGCGGATGAGAATGAAGATATACGTGAAGGGGAAAAAGTACTATTGTTGCGATAAAACAAAAATATAAAGACGAAATTTTCACTTACAATTGCCGCATATTTCCGGTGTTCAAGGGAAAGCGGCTTCCATTCCCAGTAGTCATGCAGACCTTGTGGAAAAGACGACTTCATACTCAAGTAAGATTTGTTTATGACAGCTCCTGCCAAATCTGCCATTGAATCCCTTAGATTGCCTCCTTTGATCATGAGCTCCTCTTAAGGTCGATGTGACACTCTCTTGGGATTTTGAGGTAACTGTTTGCAAGAACATCCCTATCGTTCCTGACGTCGACACTAGCAAAAATTATACCTTTGTTCCGAAGGAAATCCTTTAGAGCAGCGCACTCCGTCCTGGCCTTGCACAAGTGATAAACAAGAACATGCTTGCGCATCGCCAGTTGCATAACGGCAACTTTTCTACTACGATCAAAATAATCCTCTCGTGTGTACTCCAGATCAAGACCAACAAACTTGTACCTGTCCTCACGCAGCCATTCCTCATAGAGAGTAAGAACCTCCTCCACCTTGTGGGGCTCATTGGTGTACAACACATCGAGCTTGGTATTACCATCAGCATCTATAAAGAGACGCTCAGTAGTGTTCCTGAAGTCGTCCATGGAACCGAGGCTGAGACGACAATGGAGTTTGACTGTGCTTCTCGTACGAGGCGAGGATGACGGGAGCTACCTGCACTTCTCTAGAGGGAATAAGACATGATAACCTCCAGGAATAGACCACTACTTAACCTTTGGGGAGAGACGACTCAGTTAACCATGCGCCCATTTAATTGCTAAGGAAACGGTGAATGGAAGATTGTGCTTCTGCAGCTCGTGAAACCATGCACTTCAAAACTCACGACTGCCATGCTGTAATCGAGGAGCCTCTAGGTTAACTCTGGCATGGTATCTGGCACAATAAATACTAACAATAAATAGCCATCCCATCGGTCACCAGCACATCTTTTGACCGAGAGAACAATGCGAAGAGACAAACGAGATGACCCTGTCGTACAAATACTACAGTGGGAGTGAACAAAAATAGAAGCACGGTTCGCCAGAACAAAAGCCACACGTGTGCATCCACTTTGGTTAAAGACAAACCTCACTAACATCAACGCACCATGTCTGCGTACCACCAGAAACATTGACAAAACAAAAGCACGTCCATGCTTCTGACATACATATAACCGTGGGCTATCATACATATTCCCGCCTGAAGCGAGCGTACATAAAAACAGTGACTCCCCTGGGTCAACGACTGCCTGAAAAAAAATTGCAATACCAAAGTCACGAACCGTGACTCGATTTCAGATGCAAACGTGCCTCTCATTAGCAACCAACATGCCTCCCGTCAATTTGCATCCCCCGACATATCGACCATGCCTCTCCTGTTACAACGACCGTGCATCTAATAACATCATCACCGGTCCTCTCCTAAAGAAACACCCAACCATATCTGATTAAATATGTGATTAAAAAAACACAGAAGCACGAGCATGCTTTTCAGCATGTATAACCGTGCCTCACAGAAAGTATGTGAGGCAGGATAGGCACGTAAAAGACTCCGCTCGGAGGCAGCACAGCTAGACAACTATAATGGGAGGCAGCTAGACGAGTCAAACATCTCGTGTCCCCATAACACCTCGGAATGCACGCACACCATCTACAACCAGCATTCATTCCATTTCGcagaataaaaaataaaacaagaaGCACTCATTACTACTCTTGCTCTCTCCCGTCTCCTTTATATTTGAATAAGCTCCGACTCCCTCAGCCACAACACAACTCATTTGCCTTCTCTGTCGCCTGCTTCTAGGGTTCGTGCTTCTTCTCCGTCTCCTGCTTCTAGGGTTCGTGCTTCTAACCCGCACACAATCGATTAATTTCTAAGCCATACTTCTCTCGTAGATTGTTGGCCGTGGGTGCTTGCCCTAAGCTTCCCATCACAACCCATCTGCCTTATCCGTCCGCCTACTTCTAGGGTTCGTGCTTCTTCACTGCACACAGTCTCATTTCAAACAAGTTATTGTAGAGTTTTTATTGGGTCTCTTGATTAACTTCCAAGCCGTGCTTCTCTCGTAGATTTTGCTAGCCGTGTGCGCTTGCCCTAAGCTTCCCCTACCCAAATCTCTGTTCGTCAACCCTCGTTCTTCTTCTGTCCCAGGTAAAAAGCATATGCGTAAGCAGCATGCTCCGATCTGTATTTAGGTTTTTCATTTGATAGTTATTGAAGCATCAGATCCGGTACAACGACTTCATTCTCTAAAGGAATATAAAAACCATTTGAAAATCTAAACAAGTGTTATAAACTCTGTCATACTGCTTTTCTCGAAGGAGTAGATGAGAAGATTTATGGTAAATTTGTAGTTGTTGCATGCCTTCAATATGCCTAACATATTTGAAGCTAGTCGTTGTCTACCTTCCACGTTGAAGCTTGTTTTTAAATTGTTATGATATTCTTGTTTTCTTAACatagtttttttttgaattatttaggTATGATTTGCCCTACCTGCCGCTAACCAGGCGGCCCTTGCGAACCACACCCTGAAGTTCTCTAGGAGTTTGAGGTTATTCTTGATGAAAATTGCTGGAGCCGCATGGTTAGTAAGCATCACTAACAAATTAGTTGCTTACAACACAGTAAAAATCGTCACTGTCACTCATACCCCCTTGCACCTACACTAGGTTCCCCTGCTGCCACTTCTTCGCACCTGCCTTGTGTTTTCATTTTCCATTAGTTTGCTTGCCTATGCCCTGATTAATATAGTCCATTAGTTTTGCCTGCCTATGCCTTGATTACTATAATGCATCTTCGGTTCTAATTAAAATTAGTCAACATATGCCAAAAATATGTGTCCATTAATTTATAATACAATTATGTTGTTATCTGTAATTCTTATCAAAAATTCATATCCAATTTAAGGAAACTTTTAACATTAATAGTACGCGAGTTCAAATTTATACTTACAAGTTGTTATTTGCACTATTTTTTCCAGTATGTACCTTGTAATGTCAGAGCTTTTCTCGCTGAATACAttgaagagaagaagaaagaagcaagaAAATTGCGTAAACAGCAGGTAGAGCCAGCCCTTCTTACACATGAAGGAAGGTCTTACAATGCTTTGTTTAAGCATAGGGCGAACTACACAAAGCTCTGCGGTGGTGAGTGGAACATCTTTGCGGCTGATTATGAACTTCGTGCCGGAGACCGCATCGAATTTGAACTACCAGACGAGGGTCTCAATCTCGAAATACAAACATATCGAGATAACAAAAGGTTGCTTCCATTACCCCACGTTGGTAGTATTTAATATTACAAACTTATCTTCTTTcgttatatttttatattacaaACTTATCTTCTTTCGCTGTAATTTTATATGCATGAATTGAACTGAATAATATTAACCCCGTGTTGGATATAACTTTATCTAAATTTAAAAGGTTTTTCTTTTTCTAGCTCTCGACGATCTTTCTTCTGACGATTTCGACCATGTTCACTGTTGTGTCTACTCTAAGGATATTGAGCTTACCTACGACCAGACACGATTATTTCTACAACGCCTTTTCGGAGATACTTTCATCCGTTGCCGTCCATTTATCCATGTCTTGACTCACACTAACACCAAAGACTACGTCATGGTTGGTTACAACTGTCCTTGTTAAAATACCAAACGTATTTTGCTCATATGTAATATAAACAATACTGACGTAATATTGCTTATATGTAAAATTATAAAGAACCTATTTATTCAAACCTAAAACAACAAAACTTTCGTTGTTCTCTTAATATGTTGTTTTACCTGTTTACACACAAACCTGAACATGCCAGGAACTATATTACTTCCAATATGGAATTTCTTAATGTTTGTGCACTCACCATATTCAGACATTCTTTTATTTATTGTCCAAGTGACAAATCAACGGTTTTAATTTCTATTTAATTTCGATTTTCTTCTAGTAAATTCCGAGGAGCGTCGTCTCAACACTGAAGAGATGGGTGGACATGCCAACCAATGGCAGGGTAACCCTTGAAGCTCCTGATGAACCTACACATGTCATCACTCCTTCATCGTACTACATCTCCAAAAACGACGGCAGGATGGTAATAGAAAAGTCTTctttcagagacttcatatcagCTGCATCCTTCGTTGAAAAGAACGTTGTTCTAATCACTTTCAAAGAGCGCCATGACCGTTCTGTGTCCATCATCATTCAGCGCATTATGTAGATTCCGTCGGAACCAGCACCTAAAATGGAAGCAAACAGTGTATCTCCTAGAATGTTCAACGCTCGTTTCATAATGATGCCTCCAGGAGCAAAACACTGATTACTATAAGTTTGCTAGTTAGGATGGTAGAGTAATTTAATTATTATGGACCATGTGCTTGCTTGAACTATCGGAATGATCTTTTGCAACTTATGTAGCTCTTACGGACACTCAACTTGCTGTTTCAACCATCGGAATGATCCTTTGAAACAAATGCTGTTTGAACTATCGAAATGATTCATTCGAAAAAATGTAGTTCTTATCCTTTGAAAAGTTCACAATTCAAAATACAGAAAAACAAAAAGATTCATTTTCAAAAATCAAACGAAACAAGAATCAATTTTTGATTCAAAACCTCTACCAAATAACATAAAAACCATGCCTCCCTAACCAAGGAAGATTATTAATTGAAAAAAACGTTTTCACAACAAAGGCACGACCATGCATCTGCTGAGTGTTCTACCGTTTACACGACTACTTTCACAGCCAAAGATGGATCACGTAGGCAGCACGCAACAAATAAAAAAATTCAATGAACAAGACAAGTGAAAATCTTAAAAAAACAGATAAAACAAACCCCTGTTTCCGAAATTCTACGCCTGGAACCGCCGCGTGACTAGCAACTGCTCTTTGGCGGTTTCCTTTTTTGCACGACAAAATAACCCTTTCACTTTTTTGACTCCATTTCATCCTCTTCCTTGAAAGTTTCTCGCCGGCCGCACTTCACCACCGCACACCTCCAGCCATGGACGACGGGAAACTAACAACACTCACCGAACACATCACTACCCACGGTACAACCGTGCTCgaggtggtgtacaccaacgacccaaGGACTGTGGAGCGGATCATCAAAAAGTACGAAGAATGGCTAAAGGAGGAGAAGAACAAGTTCGTCGGCCTCGACCTCGAGTACACACGTAAGAGAAGTTACATACGACAAGGGATCGCCGTCGTCCAACTTGCCATGCGCGAGCATGTCCTTGTATACCACTACTGCAGATCTGAGCGCTCCCAGGCGTCAGTTGACTTCCTGCAACGGAAAGCGGTAACTTTCACTAGCGTCGACACCAGGAACGACAAGACCATGCTTGCCCGTGCATGGATCAAAATTCCAGACGAGCACCACGTCGACATCCAGAGGCTATTCTGCATCAAGGGTGGTGGAGAAAGGGACTCCATGGCTGACCTTGC contains:
- the LOC141041194 gene encoding uncharacterized protein, translated to MDDFRNTTERLFIDADGNTKLDVLYTNEPHKVEEVLTLYEEWLREDRYKFVGLDLEYTREDYFDRSRKVAVMQLAMRKHVLVYHLCKARTECAALKDFLRNKGIIFASVDVRNDRDVLANSYLKIPRECHIDLKRSS
- the LOC141041195 gene encoding uncharacterized protein; protein product: MDDGKLTTLTEHITTHGTTVLEVVYTNDPRTVERIIKKYEEWLKEEKNKFVGLDLEYTRKRSYIRQGIAVVQLAMREHVLVYHYCRSERSQASVDFLQRKAVTFTSVDTRNDKTMLARAWIKIPDEHHVDIQRLFCIKGGGERDSMADLAVAIIDPSYKNMKKSFPKEKHQFWEWKPLSPIHLEYAAKDGYVSYELYRRILIIKNGLRHLHQQPMKERLRPRKSNDEGSSSGWKRRKGNSGW